A window from Pseudomonas moraviensis encodes these proteins:
- a CDS encoding NAD(P)/FAD-dependent oxidoreductase, translating to MNDQHWGPSISADIVVIGGGTAGIGFVASLLKRDPHLNVTVIEPSSQHYYQPAWTLVGGGAFDVKDTVRPMSKVMPRQATWIQASVSAIDPAQRQLTLDDQRTVSYQNLIVCPGLRLAWERIEGLQESLGQHGVTSNYSYQHARYTWDQVQKLRDGRALFTQPAMPIKCAGAPQKALYLSCDHWRKSGVLRNIKVEFNLAGAALFGVPTFVPPLMKYIEQYNAQLAFNSNLVKVDGPAKTAWFEIKDADGNVTREAKSFDLLHVVPPQVSPDFIAQSALADAAGWCEVNPHSLQHPRYPEVFALGDICGTSNAKTAAAVRKQIVVVAQNLLAARKQQPLPLKYDGYGSCPLTVEKGKVILAEFGYAGKLLPTFPLDPTVPRRSAWWLKATLLPWFYWHGMLKGREWLTRLSRVD from the coding sequence ATGAACGATCAACACTGGGGCCCATCCATCAGTGCGGACATCGTGGTCATCGGCGGCGGGACGGCCGGCATCGGTTTTGTCGCCAGTCTGCTCAAGCGTGACCCGCACCTTAACGTCACAGTCATCGAGCCCAGTTCACAACACTACTACCAACCGGCCTGGACGCTGGTTGGCGGTGGCGCATTTGATGTGAAAGACACCGTCAGGCCGATGAGCAAAGTCATGCCGCGTCAGGCAACGTGGATTCAGGCGAGCGTCAGCGCCATTGACCCGGCTCAGCGTCAACTCACCCTCGATGATCAGCGCACCGTCAGCTACCAGAATCTGATCGTCTGTCCCGGCCTGCGCCTGGCCTGGGAGAGAATCGAAGGCTTGCAGGAAAGCCTCGGCCAGCACGGTGTCACCTCGAACTACAGCTACCAACATGCCCGGTACACCTGGGATCAAGTGCAGAAACTGCGCGATGGCCGGGCGCTGTTCACCCAGCCGGCGATGCCGATCAAATGCGCCGGCGCGCCACAAAAAGCCCTGTATCTCTCCTGCGATCACTGGCGCAAATCCGGGGTGCTGCGCAACATCAAGGTTGAATTCAACCTGGCCGGGGCCGCGCTGTTTGGCGTGCCGACCTTCGTCCCGCCGCTGATGAAGTACATCGAACAGTACAACGCGCAACTGGCCTTCAACTCCAATCTGGTCAAGGTCGACGGCCCGGCAAAAACCGCGTGGTTCGAGATCAAGGACGCCGACGGCAACGTCACCCGCGAGGCGAAAAGCTTCGATCTGCTCCACGTCGTGCCGCCGCAGGTTTCGCCGGACTTCATCGCGCAAAGCGCTCTGGCCGACGCCGCCGGCTGGTGCGAAGTCAACCCGCACAGCCTGCAACATCCGCGTTATCCCGAAGTGTTCGCACTCGGCGATATCTGCGGCACCAGCAACGCGAAAACTGCAGCGGCGGTGCGCAAGCAGATTGTCGTCGTTGCGCAAAACCTCCTGGCCGCGCGCAAACAACAGCCGCTGCCGCTGAAGTACGACGGCTACGGCTCGTGCCCGCTGACGGTGGAGAAGGGCAAGGTGATCCTTGCCGAGTTCGGCTATGCCGGCAAACTGCTGCCGACCTTCCCGCTCGACCCGACCGTGCCGCGGCGGTCGGCGTGGTGGCTGAAAGCGACGCTGCTGCCGTGGTTCTACTGGCACGGCATGCTCAAGGGCCGCGAGTGGCTAACGCGTCTGTCCAGGGTCGACTGA
- a CDS encoding MBL fold metallo-hydrolase gives MPALIEAFLDPASSTYSYVVYEADGGHCAIVDPVLDYDGAAGRTGTEQADRIIAFVRAHRLQVQWLLETHAHADHLSAAPYLRRELGGKIAIGESISKVQNVFKALFNLEPEFRIDGSQFDHLFAPNESFMIGNLKATALHVPGHTPADMAYVIDGEQILVGDTLFMPDVGTARCDFPGGNAQQLFRSIQKLLAFPASVKLYVCHDYPPEGRASQCQTTVGEQRKSNIHVHDGIDEAAFVEMRTQRDAGLGMPTLLLPAIQVNVRAGNMPTAEDNGVVYLKIPLNKL, from the coding sequence ATGCCCGCCCTGATTGAAGCGTTCCTCGACCCCGCCTCTTCGACCTACAGCTACGTGGTCTATGAAGCCGACGGCGGACACTGCGCAATCGTTGACCCGGTGCTCGATTACGACGGCGCCGCCGGGCGCACCGGCACCGAGCAGGCGGACAGGATCATCGCCTTCGTCCGTGCGCACCGGCTGCAGGTGCAATGGCTGCTGGAAACCCACGCCCATGCCGATCACCTGTCCGCTGCGCCGTACTTGCGTCGCGAGCTGGGCGGCAAGATCGCCATCGGCGAATCGATCAGCAAGGTGCAGAATGTGTTCAAGGCGCTGTTCAACCTCGAGCCGGAATTTCGTATCGACGGCTCGCAGTTCGATCACCTGTTTGCGCCGAACGAGTCGTTCATGATCGGCAACCTCAAGGCCACCGCCCTGCACGTCCCCGGCCATACCCCAGCGGACATGGCTTACGTGATCGACGGCGAGCAGATCCTCGTTGGCGACACGCTGTTCATGCCCGACGTCGGCACCGCGCGCTGTGATTTCCCCGGTGGCAATGCCCAGCAATTGTTCAGGTCGATCCAGAAGTTGCTGGCTTTTCCGGCCAGCGTGAAGCTTTACGTGTGTCACGATTACCCGCCTGAAGGGCGCGCTTCGCAGTGCCAGACCACAGTCGGCGAACAGCGCAAAAGCAATATTCATGTGCATGACGGGATCGATGAAGCCGCGTTCGTCGAGATGCGTACCCAGCGTGATGCCGGATTGGGCATGCCGACGTTATTGCTGCCGGCGATTCAGGTGAACGTGCGGGCGGGGAATATGCCAACGGCGGAAGACAACGGCGTGGTTTACCTGAAGATCCCGCTCAACAAACTTTAA
- a CDS encoding sulfite exporter TauE/SafE family protein: MLLASLFGVVMGLVLGLTGAGGGILAVPALVLGLGWTMTQAAPVALFAVGSAAAVGAIDGLRHGLVRYRAALLIAALGAVFSPLGIYFAHQLPEKVLMILFSLLMVMVAWRMFRRDRQQAGPSDHGHASWGQKNCMLNEQTGRFDWTAKCTATLAALGAITGVVSGLLGVGGGFLIVPAFKQLTDVQMRGIVATSLMVISLISAIGVIGSLHAGVRIDSQGAAFIVASIVGMIIGRRLCARVPARALQVGFASVCLVVAACMLFRT, translated from the coding sequence ATGTTGCTGGCAAGTCTGTTTGGCGTGGTGATGGGGTTGGTGCTCGGTCTGACCGGCGCGGGCGGCGGGATTCTCGCGGTGCCGGCGCTGGTGCTCGGGCTTGGCTGGACGATGACGCAAGCGGCGCCGGTGGCCTTGTTTGCGGTCGGCAGCGCGGCAGCGGTCGGGGCAATCGATGGTTTGCGCCATGGCCTGGTCCGTTACCGCGCGGCGCTATTGATTGCGGCCCTGGGCGCGGTGTTTTCGCCGCTGGGAATCTACTTCGCGCATCAGTTGCCGGAGAAGGTTCTGATGATCCTGTTCAGCCTGCTGATGGTCATGGTTGCCTGGCGAATGTTCAGAAGAGACCGTCAGCAAGCGGGGCCGAGCGATCACGGGCATGCCAGTTGGGGCCAGAAGAACTGCATGCTCAACGAGCAGACCGGGCGCTTCGACTGGACCGCCAAATGCACCGCAACTCTCGCCGCACTGGGGGCGATTACCGGTGTGGTCTCGGGATTGCTTGGCGTCGGTGGCGGGTTCCTGATCGTGCCGGCGTTCAAGCAACTGACCGATGTGCAGATGCGTGGAATTGTTGCGACATCGTTGATGGTGATCAGTCTGATTTCAGCGATCGGGGTGATCGGCTCGTTGCATGCGGGCGTACGCATCGATAGCCAGGGCGCCGCGTTCATCGTCGCGAGCATCGTCGGCATGATCATCGGCCGCAGGCTGTGCGCACGGGTGCCGGCGCGGGCGTTGCAGGTGGGGTTTGCCAGTGTCTGTCTGGTGGTGGCAGCCTGCATGCTTTTTCGGACCTGA
- the bkdR gene encoding Bkd operon transcriptional regulator BkdR, producing the protein MRKLDRTDIGILNSLQENARITNADLARSVNLSPTPCFNRVKAMEELGLIREQVTLLDADLLGLHVNVFIHVSLEKQVEEALQHFEEAISDRPEVMECYLMAGDPDYLIRVLVPSIQSLERFMMDFLTKVPGVANIRSSFALKQVRYKTALPLPANGLTLGT; encoded by the coding sequence ATGCGCAAACTGGACCGTACCGACATCGGCATTCTCAATAGCCTTCAGGAGAACGCGCGCATCACCAATGCCGACCTCGCCCGCTCGGTGAATCTTTCACCGACGCCATGCTTCAACCGGGTCAAGGCGATGGAGGAACTGGGCCTGATTCGCGAACAGGTCACGCTGCTGGATGCTGACCTGCTGGGGCTGCACGTGAACGTGTTCATTCACGTCAGCCTGGAGAAACAGGTGGAGGAGGCGCTGCAGCATTTCGAGGAAGCGATCTCTGATCGGCCGGAGGTGATGGAGTGTTATCTGATGGCGGGCGACCCGGACTACCTGATCCGCGTGCTGGTGCCAAGCATCCAGTCGCTGGAGCGCTTCATGATGGATTTTCTGACCAAGGTTCCCGGCGTGGCGAATATTCGTTCGAGCTTTGCGCTGAAGCAGGTGCGTTATAAGACCGCGTTGCCGTTGCCGGCTAATGGATTGACGTTGGGAACCTGA
- a CDS encoding ArsR/SmtB family transcription factor, with the protein MQSSLTECEVAQLRASASKACALLKALANEDRLLILCQLTQGERNVGELETMTGVRQPTLSQQLGILRDEGLVATRREGKYIFYGLASHEVIQVMKTLSGLYCGAVLKSWEQQ; encoded by the coding sequence ATGCAATCCAGTCTGACCGAATGTGAAGTCGCCCAACTGCGTGCCTCGGCCTCCAAAGCCTGCGCGCTGCTCAAGGCCCTGGCCAATGAGGATCGCCTGCTGATTCTCTGTCAACTGACCCAGGGCGAACGCAATGTCGGCGAACTGGAAACCATGACCGGCGTACGCCAGCCGACGCTGTCCCAGCAACTGGGCATTTTGCGTGACGAAGGGCTGGTCGCGACCCGCCGTGAAGGCAAGTACATTTTCTATGGCCTGGCCAGTCACGAAGTGATTCAGGTGATGAAGACTCTCTCGGGGCTCTATTGCGGAGCGGTACTCAAGAGCTGGGAACAGCAATAA